GAGCGGCACGATGCGCTCGAACACGGTCGCGCGCAGTCCGGCCAACGCCCGCAGCGCCGCGTCGTGGGAACCCAGCCGCCCGCAATAGCGCAGCAGCGGACGGCTGATGCCGAACAGCCGCACGGCGGTGATCGCCAACGAGAGGGTGAACATATCCGGTCGTTGCGAGGCTCGCGTGATGAGCCAGCCCGCTGTCATCGTCAGCGCCGCGCTCGCCATCAAGGCCCCCGCGCCGGCGGTGATGCCGAGGGTGAGGCGTCGGGCCGGAGGCCGGCCCATGGCCGCGAAGCGGCGCAGCTCCCCGTTCACTGCGCCATCGCCATTACCACCGGTGCGGGCACGAGTTCGACGATCCGGCCAGCATGCTCCAGTAGCGCCGGCCGATGCGCGACCGCGATCACCGTGCGGCCCCGGGCCAAGCGGCGTACGGAATCGGCGATGGCGCGCTCGCTGTCAGGGTCCAGATGTGCGGTCGCCTCGTCGAGCAGTACCAGCGGTGCGTCACGCAGGAAGGCCCGAGCAATAGCGACACGTTGCCGTTGGCCCGCAGACAGCGGCGCCCCACCGGCGCCGAGAACCGTGTCGGCACCGTGCGGCAGGGCTCTGATGAACTCCTCGGCGTTGGCCAGCCGCAAGGCTTCAGCGACCTGCGCGTCGTCGGCCTCCGGCCGCGCAAGCCGCACGTTCTCCGCGACGCTGCGCGCGGCGAACCACGGATTCTGCGGCACCCAGGCGATCTGCGCACGCCAGTCGTCGAGGTCCAGGTCTGCGAGGTCCACCACACCGTCGCGCCCTGCGATACGTACGTGTCCAGCACTCGGCGCGACGAATCCGAGCAGTACCGCGAGCAGCGTGGACTTCCCGCACCCACTCGGACCGACCACGCCCACGTATTCGCCAGGCCGAACCGTCAGATCGAGCGGGGGTAGCGCCGCGTTGGCACGGTCGTAGGACACTGCAACGCCCTCCAGCCGAAGCTCAGCAGCCGCGAAGTCCGGCGCGGCCACACAGGCAGCCGGCGCGCGAACGCCGCCGGGTGGATCGGTCTCGAGGACGGCGAACAGTTGCTCCGCCGCAGCGAGCCCTTCGCCGCTGGCGTGGAACTGCGCACCAAGCTGACGCAGCGGCCAGTACGCGTCGGGGGCCAGCAGCAGCACGAGCAGGCCGGTGGACAGATCCATCCGCCCGGCCAGCAAGCGCAGACCGATCGTCACCGCCACCAGCGCGACGCTGATGGCAGCCAGGAACTCGAGGATCGCAGAGGACAGAAACGCCAGACGCAGTGTGCCCATCGTGGCGCGGCGGTTGCCTTCGGCCACGCGCCGGATCGTGGCTGCCTGGGCCTGCGCGCGACGGAACACCACCAGCGTCGGAAGGCCCTGGACGACGTCGAGGAAGTGGCCGCCGAGCTGCGTCAGTGCCCTCCATTGCGCCCGGGCGCGGCGTTGCGACGTCATCCCGACGAGAGCCGCGAAGAGCGGCACGAGTGGCAGCGTCGCCAAGACGAGGACGCCGGAGAGCGGATCACGGGCGAGCACGACGATCGTGACGCTGATCGGCACGAGCAGTGCGGTGATGAGCGCGGGCAGGTACCGCGCGAAGTAGTCGTCGAGCGCGTCGGTGCCGCGCACGGCCAGAGTGGCGACGTCGCCGGCGGTCTGCGTGGCGAGCCACGATGGGCCCAGGCGCACGACGTGGGTGAGCAACGCCCGCCTCAGCTGCGACTTCACGCGCGCAGCCGACCCGTGTGCGGCGACCTGACCGGCCCACGCGAGCAGTGCGCGTCCCAGCACCACCAGCGCCAGCGTCAGCCCCGGGGCGCTCAATTCGGTCGCGTCCGCTTTGTGCAGGGCGCGCATGACCAGCGAGGTGATCGCAAAAGCCTGCGTCATCAGCAGCGCCCCATCGCAGAGCCCGATGAAAGCGGCGAGCATCAGATGGCCGCGCACCGCGGAGGCGTGGCGCAGCAGCCTCGGGTCGAGGGGTTTCACGAGGCCGGCAACGGCTCGGGGGGCTCGACCGGGCCGGTGTCGGGTCCGCTGCGGTACTGGTCGGCGGACACGCGGGCGCGGAAGACGTGGTAGGTCCACGCCTGGTAGAGGATGACGATCGGCAGGAAGACGGCGGCGATGATGGTCATCACCTGGAGCGAGTAAGTACCCGAAGCTCCGTTGTGCACGGTGATGTCGAAGGCCGGGTTCGTGCTGGAGACCATGAGGCGGGGATAGAGCTCTACGAACACTGACACCACGGCCGACCCCATCGCGAGCGTGGTGGAGGCGAAGGCCCAGCCGTCGCGCCCGGCCGCGAGCATCCCGGCGGCGCCGACGACACCGAGCGCGGTGACCAGTTCCGGAATGTTGAGGAACACGCCCTCGCTGCCGACGCTGTGCGTCCAGGCCACCCAGGCGATCACCGCCAGCGTCGTCACCGGGCCGACGACGCGCGCGATGCGCCGGGCGTTGGCCCGCAGCTCGTCAGTGGTCTTGAGCGCCAGGAACGTGGATCCGTGCAGCAGGCACAGCAGGACGATGGTGACCCCGGTGAACACGCTGTAGCCGGAGAACAGGTCGCCGAACGAACCGGTGTACTCCTGGTTCGCGGCGATCGGCAGCCCGCCCAGCAGGTCGGCCAGCGCGATCCCGATCAGCAGCGGTACCAGCAGGCTGCCGACGGTGAGCAGCACGTCCCAGGCGGCACGCCAGCGCACGCTGTCCATCTTGCCGCGGAACTCGAACGAGACCCCGCGCATGATCAGGCCCGCGAGCAGCAGCACCATAGCCGGATACAGGCCGGAGAACATGGTCGCGTACCAGGCCGGGAACGCGGCGAACATCCCGGCCGCGGCCACGATCAGCCACACCTCATTGCCGTCCCAGAGCGGGCCGATGGTGTTGATCGAGGCGCGCCGGCCCGCCTCGTCCCGGGAGACGAAGGCATGCAGCATGCCGACGCCGAGGTCGAAGCCCTCGAGGACGAAGAAACCGGTCCACAGCACGGCGATGGCGATGAACCAGAACGTGGCGAACCCCATGGGCACCTCGGCAAGGTCGGGAAGAGGTCGAGAGATCGGGACGGACGGGCGCGGCTAGTAGCTCACCGCGGGGATCGGATGATCCGAGTGGGCCCGGGCGGGAGCGAGCTGCTTGCGGGCGTACTTGGCCATCACGACGGCCGCGACGATGGCGAGCCCGGCGTAGAGCAGTAAGAACACGATGATGCTCGTGGCCACCTGCGCGGTGCTCACGGACGGGGACAGGCCGTTGCTGGTGAGCATCAGGCCCTGCACGATCCACGGCTGGCGGCCGTTCTCGGTCAGCAGCCACCCGGCGGTGTTCATCAGGAACGGGAGTACCGCCGCCCACACGGCCACGCGCTGGAACAGTTTGGCGTGCCCCAGTTTTCGGCGGTACAGCAGCCAGATCCCCCAGACCCCGATGGCGAGCACGACAGTGGCCAGATACGCCATGACCCGCATCGACCAGTACTGGATGAAGATGTTCGGCACGTAGTAGCCGGGACCGAACTGCTGGTTGTACTGGGCGTTGACCGGGTTGAGGCCGAGGACCTTGCCGTTCCAGTGGTTGGTGGCGAGCAGCGAGAGCAGGTGCGGGATGGCGATGATCTTCGTCGGGGTCTGATCCTTGTTCCCGCCGCCGATCTGGAACATCGAGAACGAGCAGGGCTGGCATGTCGTCCACTGCGCCTCCGCGCCGGCGATCTTCATCGGCTGGTACTTGCCCTCGGTCACCCCCAGCTCGCTGCCCACCAGCATGGCCAGCAGCAGCGACGGCACGAGCACCAGCAGCGCCAGGGACGCCGAGATCCGGAACACCTCCGGCTCCTGCCCCTTGCGCAGCTGCCAGGCGGACACGGCCAGCATCACCACGCTGCCGGTCACCACTCCGGCGAGCAGCACGTGCAGATATCCACGCAGGAACACCGGATTGGTGAACAGCGCCCAGAAGTCGTTCAGCTGCGGCTGCCCGGCCGCATTGGTCTGATAGCCCACCGGGTGCTGCATCCACGAGTTCGCCGACATGATGAAAGCCGCCGACAGCGCGCCGCCGATCACCACGGCGTAGACGGTGGCCAGGTGGAGTCGCGGGGAAAGCTTGTCCCACCCGAAGAGCCACAGCCCGAGGAAGGTCGACTCGAGGAAGAACGCCGCCAGCCCTTCGAGCGCGAGCGGCCCTCCGAAGACGTTGCCCACCGTGCGCGAGTAGTGCGACCAGTCCATCCCGAACTGGAACTCCTGTACCAGCCCCGTCACCACGCCCACCGCGATGCTGATCACCATGAGCGTCCCGAAGAACCGGGTCAGCCGCAGGTACTCCTCGCGCTTGGTCCGGTACCACGCGGTCTGCAGCACCGCGGTCAGCCCGGACACGCCGATGGTGACCGGCACGAAAAGGAAGTGGTAGATCGAGGTCATGGCGAACTGGAGCCGGGCGAGATCGAGCTGACTCATGCGGCAAGCTCCGATCCGTGACGGCGGTCCACGACGCAGATAGCGCGTCACGCATATCCACCCAGAAACACCCGGCCCGTTCCAGTAGGCACGCCGACGCGGCCTAGCCCGGACAGCCCCATTCACTCACCTGTCCGGATGACCCCGGCCACCCGCTTCGGCCGGGTGGCGGAACGCGGCGGCGAGCATCGACCTAGTCCGCACGAGCCAGGGAGTCGCCATGAGCCGCTATCCACTGATCGCCGACCACGGCATGGTGGGCGACCTGCAGACCGCGGCCCTCGTCTCCTCGGGCGGGGTGGTGGACTGGTTCGCAGCACCGCGCTTCGACTCGCCGAGCGTGTTCGCGTCCTTGCTCGACCACGACCGCGGCGGCCATTTCACGCTCGCGCCGGCCCATCGCGACGTCATGGCGCAGCAGCTGTACTACCCCGACTCCGCGGTGCTGATCACCCGCTTCATGTCGCCGGAGGGGGTGTGCGAGGTCATCGACTGGATGACTCCGATCACCGATCCGACGCCCACCGACCGGCACACCCTCTACCGCGGGATCCGGGTGATGCGCGGCTCCGTCACCCTCAGGATGGCCTGCCGGCCCCGGTTCGACTACGCGCGAGCGGACCACGAGCTGCAGGTCGACGGGGACAACGCCGTCTTTCGCTCGCCCGGCGCCACCGCGTACCTGCAGTCCCGCAACATCCCGATCAGCCAGGACGGCCGGGACGTGGTCGGCGAGGTGGTCCTGCACGCGGGCGACATCGCCGGGGTCGCCTTCACCGTCTGCGACCCAGACGGCGCCGCACCGAAACCGCGGACGGTCCAGGACATCCTGGGCGACGCGTGGAGCACCATCGACTTCTGGCAGCGGTGGGTGCGCGCCTCGACCTACCGGGGCCGGTGGTCCGGCGCGGTGAACCGCTCCGCGATCACCATTAAGCTCCTGACATACCACCCGAGCGGCGCGCCGGTGGCCGCGGCCACCATGGGCCTGCCGGAGCAGATCGGCGGCGAGCGCAACTGGGACTACCGCTACACCTGGGTGCGCGACGCGTCCCTGTCCGTCCGGGCGCTGCTCGACCTCGGCTTCGTCGAGGAGGCGGAGAAGTTCGTGCACTGGCTCAGCGCCCGGCTGCACGAGCGCGAAGGCAAGACGGGCGAGCCGTTGCAGATCATGTACCGGGTGGACGGCGACCCGACTCTGACCGAGGAGACCCTCGACCACCTCGAGGGCTATCGGGGCTCGGCCCCGGTGCGGATCGGCAACGGCGCCGCCGACCAGCTCCAGCTGGACATCTACGGGGAGGCGCTCTACGCCCTGTCCGAGGGCCGGGAGGTGCATCGCAGTACCGGATATGCGGGCTGGAAGGCGCTCTCGCGGATGCTGGACTGGCTTGCCGACAATTGGGACCGGCCCGACGAGGGCGTCTGGGAGACCCGCGGGGGCCGCAAGGACTTCACCTTCAGCCGGGTGATGTGCTGGGTCGCCTTCGACTGCGGGATCGACCTGGCCACCGACTGGAGCCGGCCGGCCGACCTGGCGAAGTGGTCCCGGGCCCGGGACGCGATCCTCGACCAGATCATGACGAAGGGCTGGAACGAGCAGGAGCAGGCGCTGGTCCAGCACTACGGGGACGACGCCGTGCTGGACGCGTCGCTGCTGGTCATCCCGCGGATGTGCCTGCTCGCGCCGCGCGACCCGGCCTGGCTCTCCACACTGGAGGCGATGGACCGCACGCTGGTCTCGGACAGCCTCGTCTACCGCTACGACCCGGCCGCCTCGCCGGACGGGCTGCGCGGCTCGGAGGGCACCTTCAGCCTGTGCAGCTTCCTGTACGTCGACGCCCTCACCCGGGCCGGCCGACTGCGCGAGGCGCGCTACGCGTTCGAGAAGATGCTGACGTACTCCAACCACGTCGGTCTGTTCGCCGAGGAGATCGGCCCGACCGGGGAGCAGCTCGGCAACTTCCCGCAGGCGTTCACTCATCTGGCCCTGATCATGTCCGCCACGGCACTCGACCGGGCGCTGAACGAGGCGCGCGAAGCCTAAGGCGCCCGCGTTAGGCTCCTCGCCATGACTGCTGCACAGGGCCGACCGGGTGAACGGGGGCCGGGCCGCCCGCGCGACGAACGGGTGACGGCAGCGGTGTTGAACGCGGTGATCGAGCTGGTGGCCGAGGAGGGGCTGCAGGCGCTGACCATGGACGCGGTGGCGGCGCGGGCCGAGGTGAGCAAGCCGGCCATCTACCGGCGCTGGCCGACCAAGCAGGACCTGGTCATCGCCGCGGCCGACTCCCGGATCGGCGTGCTCTCGGTGCCGGACCTGGGCGGTTTCCGGGCCGAACTGCACGCGATCCTGACCGCGCGGCTCGCCGCCTACCGCACACCCGGCACCGACCGGCTCGTCGCCGGGATGATCGCGGCGGCCGCCGAGGGCGGGCCGGTGCGAGCCGCGTACGGCGCCTACACCGAGCGGATCATGAGCGAGACCCGCGCCGTGCTTGAGCGCGGCATCGCCCGCGGCGACGTGCGCCCGGACGTCGAGATCCGTTCGGCGGCCACGCTGGTGGCCGCGCCGCTGATCTTCCGGATGATCGGCGAGCTCGCCCAGCCCGACGAGAAGCTGGTCGAGGACCTGGTGGAACTGGTAGCCCGCGCCGTCGCGATCTGACGGGGCGTCGAAAACTTCTTCGCACGGACCCTTGCCGCGCCGTCGCCGAATATCGATACTTCCGGTAACGAAACCTGCGACGACGGAGGACTCGCGTGACCGGCACCGCGCCCGCGCTCAAGCGCCCCACGATCGACAAGACGCTCTTCCACTTCGGCCGCCGGCAGGTCGACCGGACCGCTCCGGACACTCCGCCGGCCGTCTACCGGCTGCTCGAGCTCACGCCGCTCACCCCGCACATCGGCGCCCGGGTCGCCGGGGTGGACCTGGCCGGCCCGCTCGGCCCGGACCTCGCCGCCGAACTGCGCGCGGCGCTGCTGGAGTGGAAGGTGCTCTTCCTCCGCGACCAGCACGGCCTGGACCACGACGCCCACCGCGCCCTGGCCGCGGTGTGGGGCGAGCCCGAGCCGAACCCGTTCTTCCCCAAGGGCGCCAGCGTCGGGGTCTCCCGCCTGGCCAAGGACGGCATGGCGATCGGGATGGAGAACATCTGGCACAGCGACCACTCGTTCATGGCCGCGCCCGCGCTGGGCTCGATCCTGCGCGCCATCGAGGTGCCCGACGCGGGCGGCGACACGATCTGGGCGGACATGCACGCCGCCTACGAGAACCTCTCGCCCGATCTGAAGGCGCGGATCGAGGGCCTGACCGCGGTGCACGACTGGGTCCCCACCTGGGGCATCCCGATGTCGGACGAGCAGGTCCTGGCGCTGCAGGCGAGCCTGCCGCCGGTCGAGCACCCGGTGGTCGTACGCCACCCGCGCACCGGTCGCAAGCTGCTCTACGTCAACGAGCCCTTCACCACCCGCATCGTGGGCCTGCCCGAGGACGAGAGCCGCGCGCTGCTGGACGAGCTCGCCCTGCAAGCGCGCATCCCCGAGTACCAGGTGCGCTTCCGCTGGCAGCCGGATTCGGTCGCGATCTGGGACAACATCGCCACCCAGCACTACGCGGTCAACGACTACTACCCGGCGCGGCGCGTGATGGAGCGCATCGCGATCGCCGGCGTCCCGCTCGCCTGAGCAGCGTCGCCTGCGCTGGAACGACAGCGTTGACCCGACCGCGGTGAATCGGCCGCCCAGCACTGCCCGTCCGTACCGCCCGTCCCCTCCCGCAGTCTCCGACGGAGCCCTTGTGATCGACGACGATGTCGCACCCGTCACCCCTGCCACCCGCTCCGCCGCCTCCGGAGCGGGCCGGGCCTGGGGAGTGACCGCCCTGCTCATGGCCTTCATGGTGGTCAACTTCGCGGACAAGTCCGTGCTCGGACTCGCGGCGGACCCGATCCGCCGCGACCTCGGGCTCTCGGCGACCGCGTTCGGCCTGGCGAACAGCGCCTTCTTCCTGCTGTTCTCGCTCAGCGGCGCGGCCGTGGGCCTGCTGGCCGACCGGATCCGGCCGCGGTGGCTGCTGCTGGCGATGGCCGTGGTGTGGTCCGCGGCCCAGGTGCCGATGGCGCTGGGCGCCGGCTTCGGTGCGCTGGTCGGCTCGCGGATCGTGCTGGGCGCGGCGGAGGGTCCGGCCTATCCCGTGGCCCAGCACACCGTCTTCACCTGGTTCACCGACCGGCGCCGCAATCTCCCGGGCGCGCTGATCACCATCGGCACCGCGCTCGGCGTCGTGATCGCCGCGCCGACGCTGACCTGGATGATCGACCGGCACGGCTGGCGTTCCGCCTTCGCCGTGGTCGCCGTCGCAGGGCTCGTATGGGCAGTGCTCTGGTTCTGCTTCGGCCGCGAGGGGACGGTGGCACAGGATCCTGCCACTGAGTACGCGCTCGCCCCCTCGGCCGATCTGGGACAGCCCTCCTACCGGCGGATTCTGCGCAGCGGCACGTGGATCGGCGCCACCGCCGCGTACTTCGCCGCGTACTGGGCGGTCGCGCTGACGCTGGTGTGGATGCCCTCTTACCTGCACGACGGCCTGGGCTATCCGACCGACACCGCCGCCGAGATCGTCGCCGCGGTCTGGGCGATCACCGGCGTCGTGATGCTCGCGCAGGCGGGCTTGACCAGCCGGCTGACCGCCCGCGGCGTGCCGAGCCGGTGGGCCCGGGCCGGAGTCGGCGGCTGCGCGCTGGTGCTGGGCGCGTTCGGCTGCGTCGCTTTGGCGGCGGCTCACCGCGGCCCGGCCGTGATTCTGTTGCTGGTGGTCGGTTTCGGGCTCGCCGGCGTCATGGTGAGCATCTCCTTCACCACCGTGGCCGAGCTGGTGCCGGCCGGGCGGCGCGGCGGCGCGCTCGGACTGCTGAGCGCGGTCGGCACCGCCGCGGGCCTGATCGCGCCGACCGTGACCGGGCGGCTCGTCGATCTCCAGGGTCCGGCCGGGTACCGGCACGCGGTGCTGCTCTGCGCCGCTGTGCTCCTGATCGGTGGCATCGCGGCACTCACCCTTGTCGATCCCGCCCGCGACGCCCGCCGCCTCGCCGGCTGACCTTCCGCTCCGCTCCCGCACTGTTAAGGACCTTCATGGACGGCACCGTCATCGTCACCGACGGCCTCGACCGCGACCTGGCCGAGCTGCGCCGCGGCGCACACTTCTGGGCCGCGACCTCCATCGACGAGCGGATCGGCCTGCTGGAGAGGATGCTGCCGCGGATCCGGTCCGGAGCCGAGGAGACGGCGGCAGCGAGCGCCCGGGCCAAGGGCTACGGAGCCGACTCGCCGTGGGCCGCAGAAGACTGGGCCGGCGGGCCGTGGGCGCTGGCGCAGAACGTGAGTGCTTATTCACGAGTGCTGCGGACCATAGCCACCGGGCGCGGCCCGCTCGACGCCTCGGCGGTACGCGAGTCCGAGGGCCGCACCTGGGTGGACGTGTTTCCCGCGAGCGGCTGGGATCGCCTTCTGCTGAGCGGTTTCTCAGCCCGGGTGCGGATGCGCGGCGCAGTCGGCGTCGAGCAGACCCTGGCCCGGGCGGCCGGCGAGTACCGCGGCCGGCCCGGAAAGCCGGCCGTCGCCCTGGTCCTCGGCGCCGGCAACGTCGCCGCGATCACGGCGCTGGACGTCCTGCACAAGCTCTTCGTCGAGGGCCAGGTCGTCATCGCGAAGATGAACCCGGTCAACGCTTATCTGCGGCCGCACTTCGAGCGGGTGTTCGCAGAGTTCATCGACCGCGACTGGGTGCGTTTCGCCGACGGCGGCGCGCACGTGGGCAGCTATCTCGCGGCGCACGCCGACGTCGACACGCTCCACATCACCGGCAGCGAGCGCTCCCATGACGCCATCGTCTGGGGCATCGACGGGCAAGCCGGACGGCGCCGCCGTGAGGACGATCCGTTGCTGGACAAGCCGTTCAGCAGCGAACTCGGCGGGGTGAGCCCGTGCATCGTCGTGCCCGGAAAGTGGAGCCCGGCGGACTTCCGCTTCCAGGCGGAGCACATCGTCACCAGCAAGATGAACAACTCCGGCCACAACTGCATCGCCAGCCAGATCCTAATCCTCCCGCGCGAATGGGACGGTACCGAGCGGCTGCTCGACGAGATCCGCGGGGTGCTGCGGGACCTGCCGCCGCGCCACGACTATTACCCCGGCGCCGAATCGCGCCTGGCCGCCGTCCGCGACGCCCACCCGCACGCCGAATGCTGGGCGGCCGGCAGCCGCCTGCTGATCCCGAACGTCGCAGACCACGATGACATCCTGCTGACCGAGGAGGTGTTCGCCAGTGCGCTCGGCGTGGTGCGCCTGGCGGGCGGAAGCACGGCCGATTTCCTGCGCAACGCCGTCGAGTTCGCGAACACGAAGCTCCCCGGAACGCTCGGCGCGACCGTCATCGTCCATCCCCGCACCGAGAACGCAGCTCGCAATGCCCTGTCGTGGGCTATCGCAGAGCTGCGCTATGGAACGGTAGGCGTCAACTGCTGGTCCGCGATCGGCTTCCTGCTCGGCTACACGCCGTGGGGCGCATACCCCGGCCACACCCGTCAGGCCATCGGAAGCGGTATCGGCTTCGTCCACAACGCGTTCATGCTCGAAGACATCGAGAAGACCGTGCTGCGCGCGCCGTTCGCTCCGGCTCCGCGCGGCCTCGTCTCCGGCTCGCCGTCGCTCTCCCCGCGGCCGCCGTACTTCGTCACCAACCGCACGGGGCTTGCCACCATCCGGCACATGACCGACTTCACCGCCGCCCCGAGGATCGGCAAGCTGCCCGCCGTCTTCGCCTCCGCGCTCCGCGGCTGACAACGGCCCATTGCCTTACGGCCGTTAGAATGCCTGGTGGTGTGCCGGGAAGTCTGGTCGGCCCGGGGAAGAATCCAGCGCAGCAGCGCGAGGCCCGGTGATCCAGACTGAGGTGCGTCCGCATGCCCGGTGCCGGAGCCGTTCTCGCCCTCGTACTCACGAGCACGCTGGTGGCCACGTTCGCCGATCGCTGGAGCGTGCCGGCGCCTTCGGTGTTGGTGCTCGCCGGGATCGGCGTCGCCGTGATCCCCGGAGTGGTCTTCGCCCTGATCGGCCTTCAGCTCCCGGCCTTGGTGGGCGACCTGCCGCCGGGAACCGGATGGTGGCCGGTGCAGGCCGTCGTCCTTGCCGTGACGCTGATCGCCGTACGCCTGGCCTGGATGCGCCCCACTGTCTCGCTTGCCGAGCCCACTCGGCATTACCCCGCCTGGCCAGCCACCCGGGTGATGACGTGGGCCGGCACTCGTGGCGTGATGCCACTGGCCGCCGCACTCTCCATCCCGCTAGCCGACGCCAGCGGGCACGCGGCCACGGACCGGCCGCTGGTTCTCGTGCTCACCGCGTCCGTCGTCGCGCTCACCCTGAGCATCCAAGGCCTGACACTCTCTGCCGTGGTCCGCGCCTGCGGCCTCAGCTAGGTGCGGTCGGCACGCACGGGAGCAACCGGAGAGAATGTGTCGCGCCGTCACGCGGGCGGCGTAGCGCCGAGAGCGGGCGAACGCACCAGCGGCTGCTCGGCCCAGATGGTCTTGCCGTGCCGGTTCGGGCGTGCGCCCCACCTCTGGGTCAGCTGCTCGGTGATGAACAGCCCGCGGCCGCCCTCGTCGTCGTCGCGGGCCCGGCGCAGCCGCGGCGCGGTGTTGCTGTCGTCGCTGACCTCGCAGGTCAGCGCGCGATCGCAGATCAGGCGCAGGCCGATCGGGCCCTCCGCGTAGCGCAGCGCGTTGGTGACCAGCTCGCTGACCACGAGCTCGGTGCTGTCGCTGAGCTCTTCGATCCCCCAGTCCTTGAGCTGGGTGGTGGCCAGCCGCCGGGCCTGCCCGGCCGCCTCGAAACTGGCGGGCAGCATCCAGGACGCCGTCTGCGAGGCGTGCAGCGCCCGGGTGCGGGCCAGCAGCACGATGGCGTCCCGCTCCGGCGGGAAGGCGGCGGCGTCCATGATCGCGTCGCACAGCTCGTCGAGCGAGGCCCCGGGCCCCGAAGCGGCCCTGGCCAGCAGCTCGAACGGGACCTCGGTGCCCTCCCGGCCGGGCTGGAGGCGCTCGTCGTTGTGCAGCAGCAGGACGGCGCCCTCCTGCAGGACGTGCTCGGAGGCGACGTACTCCGCCTCGCCCTGCCCGAGCGGCGGCCCCTGCGGCACGGCCAGCTGTTCGATCCGGCCGTCGGCGAAGGCCACGATCGGCGGCGGGTGGCCCGCGCTGGCGATCGAGCACGTCCGGGTGGCCGGGTCGTAGACGAGGTACAGGCAGGTCTCCCGCCGCGCCCCGGCCTCGTCGGCGTCGTCCGCGTCGGCCGAGCCCTCGGATCGGCCCTCGCCGCCGTCGGCCGAAGCCTCGTAAGCGCGCCGGTCCGGCCCACCCGCCATGATGTGCAGCCGCTCGAGGATCTCGTCCGGCAGCAGATCGAGCCCGGACAAGGCCGCGCTCGCGGCGCGCAGCTCGCCCATCGCAGCGGCGACGTGCGCGCCGAGGCCGGTGCTGTCCCCCATCACCAGGGCGACCCGGGAGCCGGACAAGGAGACCACGTCGAACCAGGCCCCGCCCGCCCCGGCCGGCCGGTAGGCGTGCGCGATCTGCACCGCGGAACGCACCGATTCTCCGCCGGGCCGCTGGGACGAGGCCCCGAGCAGGCGCGCGACCGAGCGCTCGCGGGTGTAGAGCCGGGCGTTGTCCAGGCTCAGCGCGGCGACCGCGGCGATCTGCTCGGCGAGCTCGACGTCCGGGGGGCCCAGATGCACCGGATTGCGCCAACGGTAGAAGCTGGCGATGCCCAGCACCGCGCCGCGCGCGGAAAGCGGCACCGACATCATCGAATGCAGCCCGACGTCGCGCATCCGGGTGCCCCGCAGGTCGTGCGTGAGCCATTCGGCACCCAGATCGACCTGGCCGATCAGGGTGGAATGCAAGCTCGAGAGGACATTGTCGAACGGCGTGTCGTAGGGGTACGAGGCGCCTTCGCCGACGGCCGGAATGCCCGGGTTGCCGCTGATCGAGAAGAACCCGGCCCGCCGCAGCGACTGCCCGCGCAGTTTCGAACCCGGCGCCGGCACCTCGCCGCGCAACAGCGAGTCGAGCACGTCCACCGACACGGCGTCGGCCAGCTGCGGCACGCACACTTCGCACAGCTCCTGCGCCGTCTGGTAGACGTCCAGGGTCGTGCCGATATGCGTGTTGGCGAGGTTGAGCAGGCTCAGCCGCGCCCCCGCCTCGGCCCGCTCGGTGACATCGGTCACCGCGACGAGCACGCCGAGCACAGCACCCTTCGAATCATGCAGGCGGAAGCACCCGACCGAGTGCACCGATTCGACCACCGGATCGCGGCTGCGTGCCGTGAAGCGCTCGTCGAGCACGGGCTCG
This genomic window from Actinospica robiniae DSM 44927 contains:
- a CDS encoding cation:proton antiporter, whose translation is MPGAGAVLALVLTSTLVATFADRWSVPAPSVLVLAGIGVAVIPGVVFALIGLQLPALVGDLPPGTGWWPVQAVVLAVTLIAVRLAWMRPTVSLAEPTRHYPAWPATRVMTWAGTRGVMPLAAALSIPLADASGHAATDRPLVLVLTASVVALTLSIQGLTLSAVVRACGLS
- a CDS encoding aldehyde dehydrogenase family protein, with protein sequence MDGTVIVTDGLDRDLAELRRGAHFWAATSIDERIGLLERMLPRIRSGAEETAAASARAKGYGADSPWAAEDWAGGPWALAQNVSAYSRVLRTIATGRGPLDASAVRESEGRTWVDVFPASGWDRLLLSGFSARVRMRGAVGVEQTLARAAGEYRGRPGKPAVALVLGAGNVAAITALDVLHKLFVEGQVVIAKMNPVNAYLRPHFERVFAEFIDRDWVRFADGGAHVGSYLAAHADVDTLHITGSERSHDAIVWGIDGQAGRRRREDDPLLDKPFSSELGGVSPCIVVPGKWSPADFRFQAEHIVTSKMNNSGHNCIASQILILPREWDGTERLLDEIRGVLRDLPPRHDYYPGAESRLAAVRDAHPHAECWAAGSRLLIPNVADHDDILLTEEVFASALGVVRLAGGSTADFLRNAVEFANTKLPGTLGATVIVHPRTENAARNALSWAIAELRYGTVGVNCWSAIGFLLGYTPWGAYPGHTRQAIGSGIGFVHNAFMLEDIEKTVLRAPFAPAPRGLVSGSPSLSPRPPYFVTNRTGLATIRHMTDFTAAPRIGKLPAVFASALRG
- a CDS encoding TetR/AcrR family transcriptional regulator — translated: MTAAQGRPGERGPGRPRDERVTAAVLNAVIELVAEEGLQALTMDAVAARAEVSKPAIYRRWPTKQDLVIAAADSRIGVLSVPDLGGFRAELHAILTARLAAYRTPGTDRLVAGMIAAAAEGGPVRAAYGAYTERIMSETRAVLERGIARGDVRPDVEIRSAATLVAAPLIFRMIGELAQPDEKLVEDLVELVARAVAI
- a CDS encoding TauD/TfdA dioxygenase family protein; the encoded protein is MTGTAPALKRPTIDKTLFHFGRRQVDRTAPDTPPAVYRLLELTPLTPHIGARVAGVDLAGPLGPDLAAELRAALLEWKVLFLRDQHGLDHDAHRALAAVWGEPEPNPFFPKGASVGVSRLAKDGMAIGMENIWHSDHSFMAAPALGSILRAIEVPDAGGDTIWADMHAAYENLSPDLKARIEGLTAVHDWVPTWGIPMSDEQVLALQASLPPVEHPVVVRHPRTGRKLLYVNEPFTTRIVGLPEDESRALLDELALQARIPEYQVRFRWQPDSVAIWDNIATQHYAVNDYYPARRVMERIAIAGVPLA
- a CDS encoding MFS transporter, whose product is MIDDDVAPVTPATRSAASGAGRAWGVTALLMAFMVVNFADKSVLGLAADPIRRDLGLSATAFGLANSAFFLLFSLSGAAVGLLADRIRPRWLLLAMAVVWSAAQVPMALGAGFGALVGSRIVLGAAEGPAYPVAQHTVFTWFTDRRRNLPGALITIGTALGVVIAAPTLTWMIDRHGWRSAFAVVAVAGLVWAVLWFCFGREGTVAQDPATEYALAPSADLGQPSYRRILRSGTWIGATAAYFAAYWAVALTLVWMPSYLHDGLGYPTDTAAEIVAAVWAITGVVMLAQAGLTSRLTARGVPSRWARAGVGGCALVLGAFGCVALAAAHRGPAVILLLVVGFGLAGVMVSISFTTVAELVPAGRRGGALGLLSAVGTAAGLIAPTVTGRLVDLQGPAGYRHAVLLCAAVLLIGGIAALTLVDPARDARRLAG